The uncultured Desulfuromusa sp. genome has a segment encoding these proteins:
- a CDS encoding energy transducer TonB has translation MKSLRPLCESLLIHGLLMGLLMPVVGRLSELPQEQALDGMRLDFSLATTTGHLAAGEGIEKTVQSAPAEKEVFRSQPASVVKSDVQVHVEPKRAPKALPQPEVLPEPVVQKQVKVKAPAPSPHSRPESKVQTEPLIEPVIPREDIIAEQLDSQELPVSSGETAAQLEKTVLESSVASLPVSVQTPVATTTLTQSDSPTEATLDGSGVPSFAEMALDDYRKANYAAIRQSIYEQLHYPRLAQRRGWKGRIEILFRVATDGTLLNAEVLHSSGYPLLDKQALKAVSEAAPFTPPPMISQFLMPVIFELQ, from the coding sequence TTGAAGTCACTGCGTCCCCTTTGCGAATCCTTGCTTATTCATGGGTTGTTGATGGGCCTGCTGATGCCGGTCGTCGGGAGGTTATCCGAATTACCCCAGGAACAGGCTCTTGATGGTATGCGGCTTGATTTCAGTCTGGCGACAACGACCGGTCATCTTGCGGCAGGAGAAGGAATAGAAAAAACCGTTCAATCCGCCCCGGCAGAAAAAGAGGTATTCCGGTCGCAACCGGCGTCGGTGGTGAAATCTGATGTTCAAGTTCACGTTGAACCGAAACGTGCTCCCAAGGCTCTGCCACAACCGGAAGTCCTACCAGAACCTGTTGTACAAAAACAAGTCAAGGTAAAAGCACCGGCGCCGTCTCCCCATTCTCGACCGGAATCCAAGGTTCAAACCGAACCATTGATAGAACCGGTGATCCCTCGGGAAGACATTATTGCAGAGCAATTGGATTCACAGGAATTGCCTGTCTCTTCCGGAGAAACGGCAGCACAACTGGAAAAAACGGTGCTGGAATCATCCGTAGCGTCTCTTCCTGTCTCTGTTCAGACACCGGTAGCAACTACAACCCTTACGCAGTCCGATAGTCCCACAGAGGCGACACTCGATGGTTCTGGTGTTCCCTCTTTCGCTGAGATGGCGCTGGATGATTATCGTAAAGCCAACTATGCTGCAATTCGCCAAAGCATCTACGAGCAACTGCATTACCCGCGCCTAGCCCAACGCCGGGGATGGAAAGGACGCATTGAGATCCTCTTTCGTGTTGCTACCGACGGCACACTGCTGAATGCTGAAGTCTTACATAGTAGCGGTTATCCACTGCTCGACAAACAGGCACTGAAAGCTGTTAGCGAGGCCGCTCCTTTTACGCCGCCACCAATGATTTCACAGTTTCTGATGCCGGTTATATTCGAATTACAGTGA
- a CDS encoding biopolymer transporter ExbD, whose product METRGFDSINVIPFIDIMLVLLTIVLTTATFINSGAIPIKLPQAEAPAGEIKGLLQVDIDRQGKFYLDGAAVELAALEATLSGYDRQRPVVVRADRQVALQAFVGVMDLLKRLDFTQVSLLTEASR is encoded by the coding sequence ATGGAGACTAGGGGATTTGACAGTATCAACGTTATTCCATTTATCGACATCATGTTGGTGTTGCTGACGATTGTGCTAACGACCGCTACATTTATCAACAGCGGAGCGATTCCCATAAAGTTGCCGCAGGCTGAAGCACCGGCGGGGGAGATTAAAGGACTGCTGCAAGTGGACATTGACCGTCAGGGGAAATTCTATCTTGATGGTGCGGCTGTCGAGTTGGCGGCACTGGAGGCAACCTTGAGCGGTTATGATCGGCAACGACCGGTCGTGGTACGTGCCGATCGACAGGTCGCCCTACAGGCATTCGTTGGGGTGATGGATCTATTGAAGCGACTCGATTTTACTCAGGTCAGTTTACTCACAGAGGCCAGCCGTTGA
- the exbB gene encoding TonB-system energizer ExbB, which produces MEWLKETIDYGVIGLLGLMSVTALALAIERWRAYRCINTVEFKDRGLLELELTRRLHLIATIGSNAPYVGLLGTVFGIMLTFYTMGQEGMVDSGQIMTGLALALKATAAGLLVAIPAIVLYNLLLRRAKEILITWEVEHGD; this is translated from the coding sequence ATGGAATGGCTAAAGGAAACAATCGATTACGGTGTTATCGGTCTGCTCGGACTGATGAGTGTGACGGCGCTGGCTCTCGCCATCGAGCGCTGGCGTGCCTACCGTTGCATCAATACAGTGGAATTCAAAGATCGTGGCCTGCTGGAACTGGAGCTGACCCGGCGTTTGCATCTGATAGCTACTATCGGCAGCAATGCTCCTTATGTCGGCCTGCTTGGCACGGTGTTCGGGATCATGCTTACTTTCTACACCATGGGACAGGAAGGGATGGTCGATTCCGGCCAAATTATGACCGGTCTGGCCCTCGCCCTCAAGGCGACCGCTGCCGGACTGTTGGTGGCGATTCCGGCCATTGTTCTATACAATCTGCTGTTGCGCCGTGCAAAGGAGATTTTGATTACCTGGGAGGTGGAGCATGGAGACTAG
- a CDS encoding TonB-dependent receptor, with product MKRLFVCLIVALSCVPFTHAEESFILPEMVVTATGSEKETFDTSQPVNLVEQQDLEEKVAVTIAEIFHKEPGVDVVTAGPGSVHPVIRGLSGERVLALVSGIRLSEQRPGGNHVFSLDPAQVERVEVVRGPASVLYGSDAIGGVVNFITKGAEEETGAEPRFGGETDIQYEGAADGLKESAHLRFGKGRFNGYVGGSYKDAGNIETVEGELANSFYDGYTVWGGGNYIGDVWKTSVDYSFMEADIGIPASAAFKEDYFKGEKHQRLALGIEANELSENVDSLKVDFGWQRHNRHRYRLKTDEIPSVVQGDMEVDIHVDIDTYTLKPQMVLIPNDTHRVTFGLDMFYEDATSDRNIRDTDSSWVNPMFDGVPVIPDSTRVGVGAFVQDEVALGERWVVTPGLRADWIEAQTDGHPRHQLTGEETSTSSAISGNLGVLYKVSNMVNLYGNLGRAFRAPTLMELYFYGPHDVGNDFGDPNLDPETSWNFDIGIKTRTDRLQTTVSLFYNMIDDYIVKENQGDGNYLYMNYANVSLYGAEAGLDYELSGGFSTFASVSYVRGENDDTGEDLSGIPPLKVRYGVRYDTFFGAENALWVELSGLTASDQDKTGDNERKTDGYTRGDVRMGIDIGEIWSFVAAVENFTDESYQDHLSSVWQSFGLNDQPGLNVKTMLKARF from the coding sequence ATGAAAAGACTATTTGTTTGCCTTATAGTGGCGTTGAGCTGCGTTCCTTTTACTCATGCTGAGGAGTCCTTCATCCTTCCTGAAATGGTAGTAACAGCGACTGGAAGCGAGAAGGAAACGTTCGACACATCGCAACCTGTGAATCTCGTGGAGCAGCAGGACCTTGAAGAAAAGGTTGCTGTAACAATCGCAGAGATTTTTCATAAAGAACCTGGGGTCGACGTAGTGACTGCAGGGCCCGGCAGCGTACACCCGGTCATCCGCGGGCTCAGCGGAGAACGTGTTTTGGCTCTTGTTAGCGGTATTCGTCTGTCTGAGCAACGGCCGGGAGGTAATCATGTTTTCTCCCTTGATCCCGCTCAGGTCGAAAGGGTGGAGGTTGTCCGTGGTCCGGCGTCGGTTCTTTACGGATCAGATGCGATTGGGGGTGTGGTCAATTTTATTACCAAGGGAGCCGAGGAGGAGACAGGGGCTGAGCCTCGCTTTGGGGGCGAAACGGATATCCAATATGAAGGAGCGGCTGACGGATTGAAGGAATCTGCGCACCTGCGGTTCGGGAAAGGGCGCTTTAACGGTTATGTTGGTGGCAGCTACAAGGACGCAGGCAATATCGAAACAGTGGAAGGTGAGCTGGCGAACAGCTTCTATGATGGCTATACAGTCTGGGGAGGAGGAAACTACATCGGTGACGTCTGGAAAACATCTGTCGATTATTCATTCATGGAGGCGGATATCGGTATCCCGGCTTCTGCCGCCTTCAAGGAGGACTACTTCAAAGGGGAGAAACATCAGCGCCTGGCACTCGGTATTGAAGCAAATGAATTGTCTGAAAATGTCGACAGTTTGAAGGTTGATTTCGGTTGGCAACGCCATAACCGGCATCGCTATCGCCTCAAAACAGACGAAATTCCGTCTGTTGTTCAAGGCGATATGGAGGTCGATATTCATGTCGATATCGACACCTACACCTTAAAACCGCAAATGGTGCTGATTCCCAATGACACACACCGGGTGACTTTTGGCCTGGACATGTTCTATGAAGATGCCACGTCCGATCGCAATATTCGCGACACTGACTCCTCATGGGTGAATCCTATGTTCGATGGTGTTCCCGTCATCCCCGATTCGACGCGTGTGGGAGTGGGTGCGTTTGTGCAGGACGAGGTGGCACTGGGTGAGCGTTGGGTAGTGACACCTGGACTTCGGGCTGACTGGATTGAAGCGCAGACAGATGGACATCCACGCCATCAGTTGACCGGTGAAGAGACGTCTACGAGCAGTGCAATTAGCGGGAATCTGGGCGTGCTTTACAAGGTCAGTAATATGGTTAATCTGTATGGCAACTTAGGTCGGGCATTCCGCGCTCCGACTCTGATGGAGCTGTACTTCTACGGCCCGCATGATGTTGGCAACGATTTTGGTGACCCGAACCTCGATCCCGAAACGAGCTGGAATTTCGATATCGGAATAAAAACCCGGACCGACCGGTTGCAAACTACGGTCAGCCTCTTCTACAACATGATTGATGATTACATTGTCAAAGAGAATCAGGGCGACGGGAATTACCTCTACATGAACTATGCGAATGTCTCGCTATACGGTGCGGAAGCGGGTCTGGACTACGAGTTGAGCGGCGGTTTCTCGACATTCGCCTCCGTTTCCTATGTCCGCGGAGAGAATGATGATACGGGAGAAGACCTGTCGGGCATCCCACCCCTGAAAGTCCGTTACGGTGTCCGCTACGATACGTTCTTTGGCGCGGAGAACGCATTATGGGTGGAACTCTCGGGACTGACTGCATCGGATCAGGATAAGACCGGCGACAATGAGCGGAAGACCGATGGTTATACCCGCGGTGATGTGCGCATGGGGATTGACATTGGTGAAATCTGGAGCTTCGTAGCAGCTGTTGAAAATTTCACTGATGAATCGTATCAGGATCACCTCTCATCCGTATGGCAGTCATTCGGATTAAACGATCAGCCCGGCCTGAATGTGAAGACAATGCTTAAGGCAAGATTCTAG
- a CDS encoding transcriptional repressor, with protein MRRNTAQKIAIEEVFRQHERPLSVDEVLEHGRQLVDSLNQATVYRNLKLLVENGWLLRTFHPSLGNLYERSGKGHHHHFHCRECNRAFDLPGCALKENEAAPNGFIVEDHEIFLFGVCPSCSDKMRSAESQPTG; from the coding sequence TTGAGGCGCAACACAGCACAAAAAATAGCCATCGAGGAGGTCTTCAGGCAGCATGAAAGGCCGCTGTCCGTGGATGAAGTTTTAGAACACGGCCGTCAACTTGTGGACTCATTGAACCAAGCAACGGTTTATCGGAACCTGAAACTGCTCGTTGAAAACGGCTGGCTGCTGCGAACGTTCCATCCATCGCTCGGGAATCTGTATGAACGGAGCGGAAAAGGACATCACCACCATTTCCACTGCCGGGAATGCAACCGTGCTTTTGACCTTCCCGGCTGCGCATTAAAGGAAAATGAAGCGGCACCCAACGGATTCATTGTGGAAGACCACGAAATCTTTTTATTTGGAGTCTGCCCTTCCTGTAGCGATAAGATGCGGTCTGCTGAATCACAGCCAACCGGTTAG
- a CDS encoding type II secretion system protein: MNPVANQKGAVLLMVLVAVTILGLTAGIAGSSWKTITQRAKEQELLWRGGQIRKAIASYYKTGHAGQQPTLPSSLDDLLRDPRSLSVVRHLRKKYLDPMTGKDWVVVKDPSGRIQGVHSSSPEEPFKQDNFQEENKSFTGKSSYAQWQFLFTPNKTNKTSGTTSKEAAVEIKTN, from the coding sequence ATGAATCCCGTTGCTAATCAAAAAGGTGCCGTCCTGCTGATGGTTTTAGTTGCTGTAACCATTCTCGGCCTGACCGCAGGCATAGCAGGCAGTAGTTGGAAAACAATCACCCAACGAGCCAAAGAACAAGAACTGCTCTGGCGAGGCGGTCAGATTCGTAAGGCGATTGCATCCTATTACAAAACCGGTCACGCCGGACAGCAACCGACGCTGCCATCAAGCCTGGATGACTTGCTTCGCGACCCGCGCTCTTTATCGGTTGTACGCCACCTGCGCAAAAAATACCTTGATCCCATGACCGGAAAGGACTGGGTGGTTGTCAAGGATCCCAGCGGAAGGATTCAGGGAGTCCACAGTAGCAGCCCTGAAGAACCATTTAAACAAGATAACTTTCAGGAAGAAAACAAAAGTTTTACAGGTAAATCCAGTTATGCCCAATGGCAGTTTCTATTTACGCCGAATAAAACCAATAAGACGAGTGGGACAACAAGTAAAGAGGCAGCGGTTGAAATAAAGACCAATTGA
- a CDS encoding prepilin-type N-terminal cleavage/methylation domain-containing protein: protein MINLLKCAKSSKGFTLFELLAVMVIMSILASIAVPSYKRSQIKARESALAEDLYQMRRSIDAFFADNGLYPDSLDQLVSSKYIRDVPRDPFTLRSDSWNCLPPEPAENGQLAEGGCFDIRSGSDLIGLNDIPYQEW from the coding sequence ATGATAAATTTGTTGAAATGTGCGAAGTCTTCCAAGGGCTTTACGTTATTCGAATTGCTGGCGGTTATGGTCATTATGTCGATTCTGGCCAGTATTGCCGTGCCCAGCTACAAACGAAGTCAGATCAAGGCGAGAGAATCGGCCCTTGCCGAAGACTTGTATCAGATGCGCCGGTCAATTGATGCCTTTTTTGCCGATAACGGCCTCTATCCAGATAGCCTGGATCAGTTGGTCAGCAGTAAATATATTCGTGATGTTCCCCGAGATCCATTTACCCTGAGGAGTGACAGCTGGAATTGCCTCCCTCCAGAGCCGGCCGAAAACGGTCAATTGGCCGAAGGAGGGTGCTTTGACATCCGCAGCGGCAGTGATTTGATCGGGTTGAACGATATTCCCTATCAGGAATGGTGA
- a CDS encoding type II secretion system protein, giving the protein MQTQRAKNCSGLTFIELVIAMAILAILASVVLPLSEVTVTRTKELELRRNLRDIRSAIDAYKLDYDQAVAEKKIFATVGKSGYPEELEKLLEGNDWGGLYPYKKKYLRRIPKDPFDRDDLGWGLRSYIDEVDSTVWGGEDVFDVYSQSEAIALDGTTYRDW; this is encoded by the coding sequence ATGCAAACTCAGCGTGCTAAAAATTGTTCAGGATTGACCTTCATTGAACTGGTGATCGCCATGGCAATCCTGGCGATACTCGCCTCGGTGGTCCTGCCTTTATCTGAAGTGACTGTGACCCGGACGAAAGAATTGGAACTGCGACGTAACTTGCGCGATATTCGGAGTGCCATTGATGCATATAAGCTTGATTATGACCAAGCTGTCGCAGAGAAAAAGATTTTTGCAACAGTTGGTAAATCGGGTTATCCCGAGGAACTGGAAAAGCTGCTGGAAGGAAACGATTGGGGCGGACTCTATCCCTACAAAAAGAAATACCTGCGTCGTATTCCCAAAGATCCCTTCGACCGTGATGATCTTGGCTGGGGTTTGCGTTCCTACATTGATGAGGTTGACTCAACGGTGTGGGGTGGTGAAGATGTTTTTGATGTTTACAGCCAGAGTGAAGCTATTGCTCTTGATGGAACCACTTACCGGGACTGGTAA